From Saccharothrix espanaensis DSM 44229, the proteins below share one genomic window:
- a CDS encoding DUF2277 domain-containing protein produces MCRNIRVLHNFEPPATEDEVHAAAVQYVRKVSGSTNPSAANQEAFDAAVEAVAEATRTLLEALVTKAPPRDREVEAAKAKERSAARFGR; encoded by the coding sequence ATGTGCCGAAACATCCGGGTGCTCCACAACTTCGAACCGCCCGCCACCGAGGACGAGGTCCACGCGGCGGCGGTCCAGTACGTGCGCAAGGTGAGCGGGTCGACCAACCCGTCCGCGGCCAACCAGGAGGCGTTCGACGCCGCCGTGGAAGCGGTCGCCGAGGCCACCCGAACCCTGCTGGAAGCCCTGGTCACCAAGGCCCCGCCGCGCGACCGCGAGGTGGAGGCCGCCAAGGCCAAGGAACGCTCCGCCGCCCGCTTCGGCCGCTGA
- the hppD gene encoding 4-hydroxyphenylpyruvate dioxygenase, whose translation MTQQLDDVSYDQLRQLVGLVDYDGTRDPFPVRSMDAVVFVVGNATQTAWFYQVAFGMQLVAYAGPETGQRGHKSFVLKSGSARFVINGGVAPDSPLLDHHRKHGDGVVDLSLEVADVDKCVEHARAQGATVLEEPHDVEDEHGVVRRAAIATYGETRHSLVDRSRYTGPYLPGYEARESTVVRPEGAPKRLFQAVDHCVGNVELGKMDYWVEWYNRVMGFVNMAEFIGDDIATDYSALMSKVVSNGNHRVKFPLNEPAVAKRKSQIDEYLEFYEGAGVQHIALATNDIVTTLTAMRAAGVEFLETPDSYYDDPELRARIGEVRVPIEVLKQHKILVDRDEDGYLLQIFTKPIGDRPTVFYELIERHGSLGFGKGNFKALFEAIEREQERRGNL comes from the coding sequence ATGACGCAGCAGCTTGACGACGTGAGCTACGACCAGCTCCGCCAACTCGTGGGTCTGGTCGACTACGACGGGACGCGGGACCCGTTCCCCGTCCGCTCCATGGACGCCGTGGTCTTCGTGGTCGGCAACGCGACCCAGACCGCGTGGTTCTACCAGGTCGCCTTCGGGATGCAGCTCGTCGCGTACGCCGGGCCGGAGACCGGGCAGCGGGGCCACAAGTCCTTCGTGCTCAAGTCCGGGTCGGCGCGGTTCGTGATCAACGGCGGCGTCGCCCCCGACAGCCCGCTGCTCGACCACCACCGCAAGCACGGCGACGGCGTGGTGGACCTCTCACTGGAGGTCGCCGACGTCGACAAGTGCGTCGAGCACGCCCGCGCCCAGGGCGCCACCGTGCTCGAAGAGCCGCACGACGTCGAGGACGAGCACGGCGTCGTGCGCCGGGCCGCGATCGCCACCTACGGCGAGACCCGCCACAGCCTGGTCGACCGGTCCCGCTACACGGGCCCCTACCTCCCCGGCTACGAGGCCCGGGAGAGCACCGTCGTCCGCCCCGAGGGCGCGCCGAAGCGGTTGTTCCAGGCGGTCGACCACTGCGTGGGCAACGTCGAGCTCGGCAAGATGGACTACTGGGTCGAGTGGTACAACCGCGTCATGGGCTTCGTGAACATGGCGGAGTTCATCGGCGACGACATCGCCACCGACTACTCGGCGCTGATGAGCAAGGTGGTGTCCAACGGCAACCACCGGGTGAAGTTCCCGCTCAACGAGCCCGCGGTCGCCAAGCGCAAGTCGCAGATCGACGAGTACCTGGAGTTCTACGAGGGTGCCGGCGTGCAGCACATCGCGCTCGCCACCAACGACATCGTCACCACGCTGACCGCCATGCGCGCGGCCGGCGTCGAGTTCCTGGAGACCCCGGACTCGTACTACGACGACCCCGAGCTCCGGGCCCGCATCGGCGAGGTGCGGGTGCCGATCGAGGTGCTCAAGCAGCACAAGATCCTGGTCGACCGCGACGAGGACGGGTACCTGCTGCAGATCTTCACCAAGCCGATCGGCGACCGGCCGACGGTCTTCTACGAGCTCATCGAGCGCCACGGCTCGCTGGGCTTCGGCAAGGGCAACTTCAAGGCCCTGTTCGAGGCGATCGAGCGCGAGCAGGAGCGTCGGGGCAACCTCTGA
- a CDS encoding Lrp/AsnC family transcriptional regulator has protein sequence MVFDGQAEHSDQAVDGLDARLLLLLTDEPRLGVLECSRRLGVARGTVQARLDRLVARGVLTGFPPALDLAAMGYGLTAFAVLEIAQGRRQEVSDGLAAINEVCEVHATTGQGDLFVRVVARSNADLQQVIDSIVDVPGVQRLSTSIALSTPVPPRVRPLLERIR, from the coding sequence ATGGTCTTTGACGGACAAGCTGAACACTCTGACCAGGCCGTGGACGGGTTGGACGCCCGACTGCTCCTGCTGCTCACCGACGAACCCCGGCTCGGCGTGCTGGAGTGCTCGCGCCGGCTGGGCGTGGCGCGCGGGACGGTGCAGGCGCGGCTGGACCGGCTGGTGGCCCGGGGCGTGCTCACCGGGTTCCCGCCCGCGCTGGACCTGGCCGCGATGGGCTACGGGCTGACCGCGTTCGCCGTGCTGGAGATCGCGCAGGGGCGGCGGCAGGAGGTGTCCGACGGGCTCGCGGCGATCAACGAGGTGTGCGAGGTGCACGCGACCACCGGGCAGGGCGACCTGTTCGTCCGGGTGGTGGCGCGGTCCAACGCCGACCTCCAGCAGGTGATCGACTCGATCGTCGACGTGCCGGGCGTGCAGCGGCTCTCGACGTCCATCGCGCTGTCGACGCCGGTGCCGCCGCGGGTGCGCCCGCTGCTGGAGCGCATCCGGTGA
- the greA gene encoding transcription elongation factor GreA, producing the protein MVTVSDTEVTWLTQEAYDRLKGELDEMIENRPVIAAEINARREEGDLRENGGYHAAREEQGKQEARIRQLQELLRVAKVGEAPTVAGVAAPGMVLTVRYEGDDETEEFLLATREEGAHGALEVYSPSSPLGKALNGAKDGETREYELPNGSVQKVTLIKAVPYAG; encoded by the coding sequence TTGGTGACCGTGAGCGACACTGAGGTGACCTGGCTGACCCAGGAGGCCTACGACCGGCTCAAGGGAGAGCTGGACGAGATGATCGAGAATCGCCCGGTCATTGCTGCGGAGATCAACGCGCGCCGCGAAGAGGGCGACCTCCGCGAGAACGGGGGCTACCACGCGGCCCGCGAGGAGCAGGGCAAGCAGGAAGCCCGGATCCGCCAGCTCCAGGAGCTGCTGCGGGTCGCCAAGGTCGGCGAGGCGCCCACCGTCGCCGGTGTGGCCGCCCCCGGCATGGTGCTCACCGTCCGTTACGAAGGCGACGACGAGACCGAGGAGTTCCTGCTCGCGACCCGGGAAGAGGGCGCGCACGGCGCGCTGGAGGTCTACTCCCCCTCCTCCCCGCTGGGCAAGGCCCTCAACGGCGCCAAGGACGGCGAGACCCGCGAGTACGAACTGCCCAACGGCAGCGTCCAGAAGGTGACGCTCATCAAGGCCGTGCCCTACGCGGGCTAG
- a CDS encoding DUF4307 domain-containing protein, which produces MALPEGRYGSPRRTLPKWARWSLPVVAVLVGAVVAWVGFKNLGTKPVEAKQTAFEILDGRSVEVTFEVVRETPEQPVVCVVRARSDDGDEAGRREVLVPPGPSTAYATTVVRTSKEPTTGEVFGCSYQVPAYLSTR; this is translated from the coding sequence GTGGCACTGCCCGAGGGTCGGTACGGCTCCCCGCGTCGCACCCTGCCGAAGTGGGCCAGGTGGTCACTGCCCGTGGTCGCCGTGCTGGTCGGGGCGGTCGTCGCGTGGGTCGGGTTCAAGAACCTGGGCACCAAGCCGGTCGAGGCCAAGCAGACCGCGTTCGAGATCCTGGACGGGCGGTCCGTGGAGGTCACCTTCGAGGTGGTCCGCGAGACGCCGGAGCAGCCCGTCGTGTGCGTCGTGCGGGCCCGGTCCGACGACGGCGACGAGGCCGGCCGGCGCGAGGTGCTCGTTCCCCCCGGCCCTTCCACCGCTTATGCGACGACGGTTGTCCGGACGTCGAAAGAACCGACCACCGGAGAGGTGTTCGGTTGCTCCTACCAGGTCCCGGCTTACCTGTCCACGAGGTAG
- the mca gene encoding mycothiol conjugate amidase Mca has protein sequence MVETLRLMAVHAHPDDESSKGAATMARYVAEGHEVMVVTCTGGEAGSVLNPAMDRPEVLADMAGIRRGEMARAAEILGVSHRWLGFVDSGLPEGDPLPPLPEGCFALVPLEESVPPLVEVIREFRPHVIVTYDENGGYPHPDHIRCHEVSVAAFDAAGDPERYPEAGEPWQPLKLYYSHGFSRAKLLAFHEALTAAGQESPYAEWLAGWGSDKPDVIERVTTRVECADYFPQRDEALKAHATQIDPTSRWFAVPLEVQRSVWPTEEYELARSLVDSTLPEDDLFAGVREKVTA, from the coding sequence ATGGTTGAGACGCTGCGCCTGATGGCGGTTCACGCGCACCCCGACGACGAGTCGAGCAAGGGTGCCGCGACGATGGCGCGCTACGTGGCCGAGGGCCACGAGGTGATGGTCGTGACCTGCACCGGGGGTGAGGCGGGCAGCGTGCTCAACCCCGCCATGGACCGCCCCGAGGTGCTCGCCGACATGGCCGGGATCCGGCGCGGGGAGATGGCGCGGGCCGCCGAGATCCTCGGGGTCTCGCACCGGTGGCTGGGCTTCGTCGACTCGGGCCTGCCCGAGGGCGACCCGCTGCCGCCGCTGCCCGAGGGCTGCTTCGCGCTCGTGCCGCTGGAGGAGTCCGTGCCGCCGCTGGTCGAGGTGATCCGCGAGTTCCGCCCGCACGTGATCGTCACCTACGACGAGAACGGCGGCTACCCGCACCCGGACCACATCCGGTGCCACGAGGTGTCCGTGGCGGCGTTCGACGCGGCCGGCGACCCCGAGCGGTACCCGGAGGCCGGCGAGCCGTGGCAGCCGCTGAAGCTGTACTACTCGCACGGGTTCTCCCGCGCCAAGCTGCTGGCCTTCCACGAGGCGCTGACCGCCGCCGGCCAGGAGTCGCCGTACGCGGAGTGGCTCGCGGGCTGGGGCTCCGACAAGCCGGACGTGATCGAGCGCGTCACCACGAGGGTGGAGTGCGCCGACTACTTCCCGCAGCGTGACGAGGCCCTCAAGGCCCACGCCACGCAGATCGACCCGACCAGCCGCTGGTTCGCCGTGCCGCTGGAGGTCCAGCGCTCGGTGTGGCCGACGGAGGAGTACGAACTGGCGCGCTCGCTGGTCGACAGCACGTTGCCCGAGGACGACCTGTTCGCGGGCGTGAGGGAGAAGGTGACGGCGTGA
- a CDS encoding thioredoxin domain-containing protein produces MTNRLASATSPYLLQHADNPVHWHPWGPEAFAEARERGVPVLLSVGYAACHWCHVMAHESFEDAVTAEYMNEHFVNVKVDREERPDVDAVYMAVTQALSGHGGWPMTCFLTTAGEPFYAGTYYPPTPRPGMPSFRQVLEAITHAWREQGDEVRESAASIVSQLAFKPLPQSTVDADVLDGAVVSLLGHFDRANGGFGGAPKFPPSMVLEFLLRDHERTGSVEALSMVRATCDAMANGGLYDQLAGGFARYSVDAGWVVPHFEKMLYDNALLLRVYTHLSRRDPAERYRAVVRETAEFLLRTLGTPQGGFAASLDADTDGVEGSTYVWTPAQLADVLGPVEGARAAVLYGVTEEGTFEDGASTLRLLGDPDPEIAGKLLAVREQRPQPGRDDKVVTAWNGLAIAALAEAGSVFGEPRWVVAAERAADLLLDVHLVGGRLLRTSRDGVAGTAAGVLEDYGCFADGLLALHQATGSQRWLTVACELLDTALARFAGAEPGVYYDTADDAEALVQRPSDPSDNASPAGASALASALLTASVLGAPRQAEYRAAAEAAVTRAGLLAAREPRFAGNWLAVAEALALGPVQVAVVGESPELTSTAWRDVHGGGVVVAGEPGSAPLLADRPLVDGAAAAYVCRGYVCDRPVTTADELATALHR; encoded by the coding sequence ATGACGAACCGGCTCGCGTCCGCGACCAGCCCGTACCTGCTCCAGCACGCCGACAACCCGGTGCACTGGCACCCGTGGGGGCCGGAGGCGTTCGCCGAGGCGCGGGAGCGGGGTGTGCCGGTGCTGCTGTCGGTCGGGTACGCGGCCTGCCACTGGTGCCACGTCATGGCGCACGAGTCGTTCGAGGACGCGGTGACCGCCGAGTACATGAACGAGCACTTCGTGAACGTCAAGGTGGACCGCGAGGAGCGGCCGGACGTCGACGCCGTGTACATGGCGGTCACCCAGGCGTTGAGCGGGCACGGCGGGTGGCCGATGACGTGCTTCCTCACCACGGCCGGCGAGCCGTTCTACGCGGGCACCTACTACCCGCCCACGCCCCGGCCCGGGATGCCGTCGTTCCGGCAGGTGCTGGAGGCGATCACGCACGCGTGGCGCGAGCAGGGCGACGAGGTGCGCGAGTCGGCCGCGAGCATCGTGTCCCAGTTGGCGTTCAAGCCGCTGCCGCAGTCCACTGTGGACGCGGACGTGCTGGACGGCGCGGTGGTCTCGCTGCTGGGCCACTTCGACCGCGCCAACGGCGGGTTCGGCGGCGCGCCGAAGTTCCCGCCGTCGATGGTGCTGGAGTTCCTGCTGCGCGACCACGAGCGCACCGGGTCGGTGGAGGCGCTGTCCATGGTGCGCGCCACCTGCGACGCGATGGCGAACGGCGGGCTCTACGACCAGCTCGCCGGCGGGTTCGCGCGGTACAGCGTCGACGCCGGGTGGGTGGTGCCGCACTTCGAGAAGATGTTGTACGACAACGCCTTGCTGCTGCGGGTGTACACCCACCTGAGCCGGCGCGACCCGGCCGAGCGGTACCGGGCGGTGGTGCGCGAGACCGCCGAGTTCCTGCTGCGCACGTTGGGCACGCCGCAGGGTGGGTTCGCCGCCTCGCTGGACGCCGACACCGACGGCGTCGAGGGCTCCACCTACGTGTGGACGCCGGCGCAGCTGGCCGACGTGCTGGGTCCGGTCGAGGGCGCGCGGGCCGCCGTGCTGTACGGCGTGACGGAGGAGGGGACGTTCGAGGACGGCGCGTCGACGTTGCGGCTGCTCGGCGACCCCGACCCGGAGATCGCCGGGAAGCTGCTCGCGGTCCGGGAGCAGCGCCCGCAGCCCGGCCGTGACGACAAGGTCGTGACCGCGTGGAACGGGCTCGCGATCGCCGCCCTGGCCGAGGCCGGCTCGGTGTTCGGCGAGCCGCGCTGGGTGGTGGCCGCCGAGCGCGCCGCCGACCTGCTGCTCGACGTGCACCTGGTCGGCGGCCGGCTGCTGCGGACCTCGCGCGACGGCGTGGCCGGCACCGCGGCCGGCGTGCTGGAGGACTACGGCTGCTTCGCCGACGGCCTGCTCGCCCTGCACCAGGCCACCGGGTCGCAGCGGTGGCTGACCGTCGCGTGCGAGTTGCTGGACACCGCGCTGGCCCGCTTCGCCGGTGCCGAGCCCGGCGTGTACTACGACACCGCGGACGACGCGGAAGCGCTGGTGCAGCGGCCGTCCGACCCGTCGGACAACGCGAGCCCCGCCGGCGCGTCGGCGCTGGCGTCCGCGCTGCTCACCGCGTCCGTGCTGGGCGCGCCCCGGCAGGCGGAGTACCGGGCCGCCGCCGAGGCCGCCGTGACCCGCGCCGGTCTGCTGGCCGCCCGCGAACCCCGGTTCGCCGGGAACTGGCTGGCCGTCGCCGAGGCGCTGGCGCTGGGCCCCGTCCAGGTGGCCGTGGTCGGCGAGTCCCCGGAGCTGACCTCGACGGCGTGGCGCGACGTGCACGGCGGCGGCGTCGTCGTGGCCGGCGAGCCCGGCTCGGCCCCGCTGCTGGCCGACCGGCCCCTGGTCGACGGCGCGGCGGCGGCGTACGTGTGCCGCGGCTACGTGTGCGACCGCCCGGTCACCACCGCCGACGAACTGGCCACCGCCCTGCACCGGTAG
- a CDS encoding M1 family aminopeptidase translates to MTISYDITWDLDPAAETFRGRTGVRFRGRVAHAELAAAHVRHARLNGREVPWDGSRIPLDADGVLEVDADFAYADDRGFRQVRVDGATYLYTVQYPDRAQWSFCALDQRARSEFALTVNAPGLVLTSSTETPIAPYALTAAVGPWVEIAEQLYVTGSRAGERVRGAAVSRRIRESIEFFETLLDVPFPYRKCDAVFVPDIPHLAFSSPGLIMFDDAVFDALATREPLYATTVLSHEVAHAWSGNLVDAEPWLVEALATYLSRLAAEHLLPGTDPWQIPDNAPWPDRPYAPHLARVRAMEDALGRPALLRALTTYFKRYAHTNAGWAEFKACLRE, encoded by the coding sequence ATGACCATCTCGTACGACATCACGTGGGACCTCGACCCGGCCGCCGAGACCTTCCGCGGCCGAACCGGGGTGCGCTTCCGCGGCCGGGTCGCCCACGCCGAGCTGGCCGCGGCACACGTGCGCCACGCGCGGCTCAACGGGCGTGAGGTGCCGTGGGACGGCAGCCGGATCCCGCTCGACGCGGACGGCGTGCTGGAGGTGGACGCGGACTTCGCGTACGCCGACGACCGGGGCTTCCGCCAGGTGCGGGTCGACGGGGCGACCTACCTGTACACGGTGCAGTACCCGGACCGCGCGCAGTGGAGCTTCTGCGCGCTGGACCAGCGGGCCCGCAGCGAGTTCGCGCTGACCGTCAACGCCCCCGGCCTGGTGCTGACCAGCAGCACCGAGACCCCGATCGCCCCCTACGCCCTGACCGCCGCCGTCGGCCCGTGGGTGGAGATCGCCGAGCAGCTGTACGTGACCGGCTCGCGGGCGGGGGAGCGGGTGCGCGGCGCGGCGGTGTCCCGCCGGATCCGCGAGTCGATCGAGTTCTTCGAGACCCTGCTCGACGTGCCGTTCCCGTACCGCAAGTGCGACGCGGTGTTCGTCCCCGACATCCCGCACCTGGCGTTCTCGTCACCGGGGCTGATCATGTTCGACGACGCGGTGTTCGACGCGCTGGCCACCCGCGAGCCGCTCTACGCGACGACGGTCCTGAGCCACGAGGTGGCGCACGCCTGGTCGGGCAACCTCGTGGACGCCGAGCCGTGGCTGGTGGAAGCCCTGGCCACCTACCTGAGCCGGCTGGCCGCCGAACACCTGCTCCCCGGCACGGACCCGTGGCAGATCCCCGACAACGCCCCGTGGCCGGACCGCCCGTACGCCCCGCACCTGGCCCGCGTGCGGGCGATGGAAGACGCGTTGGGCCGCCCGGCGCTGCTCAGGGCGTTGACGACCTACTTCAAGCGGTACGCGCACACCAACGCGGGGTGGGCCGAGTTCAAGGCGTGCTTGCGCGAGTGA
- the trhA gene encoding PAQR family membrane homeostasis protein TrhA, whose product MRGWLHFWSFIVSVATGAILIALAAATVSPKAALATSVYGATVVGLFGVSALYHRVNWVSVRARTWMKRLDHSMIFVFIAGTYTPFALLAMPETTGNVVLAVVWGGALGGVTLKLAWPHAPRWLGVPIYIALGWVAVFVLPDMLEYAGVGALVLVIVGGLLYTAGAIFYASRWPNPWPQVFGYHEFFHAATVIAAICHYIAIWFAIYS is encoded by the coding sequence ATGCGGGGTTGGCTGCACTTCTGGTCCTTCATCGTGTCGGTGGCGACCGGCGCGATCCTCATCGCCCTGGCCGCGGCCACGGTGTCGCCGAAGGCTGCGCTGGCGACGTCGGTCTACGGGGCGACGGTCGTCGGCCTGTTCGGCGTGAGCGCCCTCTACCACCGGGTGAACTGGGTCAGCGTCCGCGCGCGGACGTGGATGAAACGCCTCGACCACTCGATGATCTTCGTGTTCATCGCGGGCACGTACACCCCGTTCGCCCTGCTGGCGATGCCCGAGACCACCGGCAACGTCGTGCTGGCCGTCGTCTGGGGCGGCGCGCTGGGCGGCGTCACCCTGAAACTGGCCTGGCCGCACGCCCCGAGGTGGCTCGGCGTGCCGATCTACATCGCCCTGGGCTGGGTGGCCGTCTTCGTCCTGCCCGACATGCTGGAGTACGCGGGCGTCGGAGCCCTGGTCCTGGTCATCGTCGGCGGCCTGCTCTACACGGCCGGCGCGATCTTCTACGCGTCCCGTTGGCCCAACCCCTGGCCCCAGGTCTTCGGCTACCACGAGTTCTTCCACGCGGCGACGGTCATCGCGGCGATCTGCCACTACATCGCCATCTGGTTCGCGATCTACTCCTGA
- a CDS encoding isoprenyl transferase, translated as MGLRERVKSVLLKGYEFRLNRWLDGKQRPRHVGVVLDGNRRWAKEAGFTDVAHGHRAGARKILELLTWCREAEVEVVTLWMLSTDNLNRPAEELDPLLDIIADIVDEIAEPGNPWRVRHVGAMDLLPTETAARLSAASLRTRGRTGLEVNVAVGYGGRQEIADAVRKLLLKHAESGGTIEELAEVLDVDHIAEHLYTSGQPDPDLLIRTSGEQRLSGFMLWQSAHSEFWFCEAYWPEFRRTDFLRALRDYAIRHRRFGS; from the coding sequence GTGGGTCTTCGCGAACGGGTCAAGAGCGTCCTCCTCAAGGGTTACGAGTTCCGCCTCAACCGATGGCTCGACGGCAAGCAGCGACCACGCCACGTCGGCGTGGTGCTCGACGGCAACCGCCGGTGGGCCAAGGAGGCCGGGTTCACCGACGTCGCGCACGGCCACCGGGCCGGGGCCCGCAAGATCCTGGAGCTGCTCACCTGGTGCCGCGAGGCCGAGGTGGAGGTGGTCACGCTGTGGATGCTGTCCACCGACAACCTCAACCGGCCCGCCGAGGAGCTGGACCCGCTGCTCGACATCATCGCCGACATCGTGGACGAGATCGCCGAGCCGGGTAACCCGTGGCGGGTCCGGCACGTCGGGGCGATGGACCTGCTGCCGACCGAGACGGCGGCCCGGCTGTCCGCGGCGTCCCTGCGGACGCGGGGGCGGACCGGCCTGGAGGTGAACGTCGCGGTCGGGTACGGCGGACGGCAGGAGATCGCGGACGCGGTGCGCAAGCTGCTGCTGAAGCACGCGGAGTCCGGCGGGACGATCGAGGAGCTCGCCGAGGTGCTCGACGTGGACCACATCGCGGAGCACCTCTACACGTCCGGGCAGCCCGACCCCGACCTGCTCATCCGCACGTCCGGTGAGCAGCGGTTGTCCGGGTTCATGCTGTGGCAGTCGGCGCACTCGGAGTTCTGGTTCTGCGAGGCGTACTGGCCGGAGTTCCGGCGGACGGACTTCCTGCGGGCGTTGCGCGACTACGCGATCCGTCACCGCAGGTTCGGTTCCTGA
- a CDS encoding DUF885 domain-containing protein: MDGNALVREYLVLGLRLDRLHPGLVDSYTGDRALRRAVDNETRPHPAALAERAGLLRRELPGTDLEPDRKRFLAAHLTALECTARKLAGVRIGFVDEVRAYFQVDAVPGNPDEYRRAHARLAEVLPGHQSLRERLADYRVGETVPPRKLDAAVHALSSALRDQVRQQYALPEHEVVEYEVVTDKPWSGFNYYLGDFRSRVAINADLGHRMSNLPHLVAHEAYPGHHTEHCRKEVGLVGKRGQLEQSLFVINTPQCLMAEGMAELGLHAAVGPGWGRWTERVLRDLGLRMDGDQAERVEQAVAGLIGVRQDAALMLHDRRASQDDVVAYLRRWLLIPEGRARQMLRFLGDPLWRAYTTTYVEGARLVRAWLDLRPPTGTLAERYLRLLDEPLVPEALREELREGVPRLPRDPG; encoded by the coding sequence ATGGACGGCAACGCGCTGGTGCGGGAGTACCTGGTCCTCGGCCTGCGGCTGGACCGGCTGCACCCCGGCCTGGTCGACTCGTACACCGGCGACCGGGCCCTGCGCCGCGCCGTGGACAACGAGACCCGCCCGCACCCCGCCGCCCTCGCCGAGCGGGCCGGCCTGCTGCGCCGGGAACTGCCCGGCACCGACCTCGAACCCGACCGCAAGCGCTTCCTGGCCGCCCACCTGACCGCTCTGGAGTGCACCGCGCGCAAGCTCGCCGGCGTGCGCATCGGGTTCGTGGACGAGGTGCGCGCCTACTTCCAGGTCGACGCGGTGCCGGGGAACCCGGACGAGTACCGGCGGGCGCACGCCCGGTTGGCGGAGGTGCTGCCCGGCCACCAGTCGCTGCGGGAGCGGCTGGCCGACTACCGCGTCGGGGAGACCGTGCCGCCGCGCAAGCTGGACGCCGCCGTGCACGCGCTGTCCAGCGCACTGCGCGACCAGGTGCGGCAGCAGTACGCGCTGCCCGAGCACGAGGTCGTCGAGTACGAGGTGGTCACCGACAAGCCGTGGAGCGGGTTCAACTACTACCTGGGCGACTTCCGGTCGCGGGTGGCGATCAACGCCGACCTGGGCCACCGGATGTCCAACCTGCCGCACCTGGTCGCGCACGAGGCGTACCCCGGCCACCACACCGAGCACTGCCGCAAGGAGGTCGGGCTGGTCGGCAAGCGCGGTCAGCTGGAGCAGTCGCTGTTCGTCATCAACACCCCGCAGTGCCTGATGGCCGAGGGCATGGCGGAGCTGGGCCTGCACGCCGCCGTCGGGCCCGGCTGGGGCCGGTGGACCGAGCGGGTCCTGCGCGACCTGGGCCTGCGGATGGACGGTGACCAGGCCGAACGGGTCGAGCAGGCGGTGGCCGGGCTGATCGGCGTGCGGCAGGACGCCGCGCTGATGCTGCACGACCGCCGGGCGTCGCAGGACGACGTCGTGGCCTACCTGCGCCGCTGGCTGCTGATCCCCGAGGGCCGGGCCCGGCAGATGCTGCGCTTCCTGGGCGACCCGCTGTGGCGGGCCTACACCACGACGTACGTCGAGGGCGCGCGGCTGGTCCGCGCGTGGCTCGACCTGCGCCCACCGACTGGGACGTTGGCTGAGCGTTACCTGAGACTTCTGGACGAACCGCTGGTTCCCGAAGCCTTGCGGGAGGAGCTGCGGGAAGGGGTCCCCCGGCTGCCGCGTGACCCCGGGTAG